Genomic DNA from Dysidea avara chromosome 10, odDysAvar1.4, whole genome shotgun sequence:
AACATGTTTCTACAGTACCAATAAAATTCATTGCCATCCAAAAGTTAAAGTCTATAAACCTTGAAACCATAATATGACTGCACAATTAACCTTACAGTGTAAACTCAGTTTTCCTAGAATGTCAAAAATGCAATACCCCACTTGTACAAATTACAGGAGGCAGTACTATTAAATGTATTCAAGAAATGTCCAGAGCTAGCCAATTTGTAATGGATATACACACGGGTTTCCTTGATCAGGTTTAAAGTGTAGAGTAAAAAGATAAGGGCGGCTCTATAGCTATAACAGAATTGAAGAAAACCCTGTTGATCAGCATACGAGTGTGCCAGCTAGGCCCTGCAACTACGTAGCTATTGATGTTTCTACATTTCTCAGTATACATATCAACTCGATACACTAAATTGCACACGTTTGTTACCTTGTAACAGTCTACTCCGAGCCGACACAATCCAAGTAAAGATGAGCAGCAAAAAATACAAGCACATAGTACCCCGCATTTTACACATTTCGTGTTGATAAAAGCAAGCAGACCAATTTAGCTGGAGTATTAGCGATCCCCTCGCTAGGCTTACCGCTGCAGTCGTAACTACTAGAATTCAAGCTAGAGCTATATTAATAGAGTCATCTACTGGAAAGCAATCCGGAACACAACTTGCACCAGGCTTCACATAACTGCATAATATAACAAATTCTAAACTCTGAAAAACAACACTTTGAGGCTCCGATTTGGCATGCGCgtgttaaaatattttcttgGGGCCCCCACCCATTAAGCGCAGGGTGGATTCAAATTGGCGTTGGTTTTTTGAGAGTACTGCAGCAATGGGGAAACTGCTGTTTGATGACACGACGTACCAATCATTGCTTCAAACGAAGAAGCCGCTATTTTTGTTCCAGTGGTTGCAGCGACTGCCGGAAACTATACGTCAAAGTGACAAGGTACTGTGTCCCACACAATCTGTCACGTAtcttaacacctgcttgtttaTGGTTATGCCTTAATGCTTCTTAATAAGATTCATCAAAGTTCATTATAATATGGGCGTTCATGTAAATAATGTGATTAAGCGCCTAGCTGGGCGGAATTTTGTCTGTCATGTCATtgactcacacacacacacacacactcacgttCGTGTCAAATAGTCCCCACAACCAGAGGACCAATGTCCAACCTTCGTACAATAGCAGGCTTACATCATCATCGTCTTGATGATCTGGAAAAAAGTGTATGCATGATCATTGATGTAACGGCCTGGTTACCTCcgtcaaacacacacacacacacacacacacacacacacacacacacacacacacacacacatctggGAACTTTGGAAAGCTGCCCGCTAGTATGCTAAAAGTAATCCTGAACCAGTGACAAGTTAACAGCTTGTCCAGTGATAAGTTAACAGCTTGTCTTCAGAAACAAAGACACAATAAAATTACCTATGTTAACACATACACGAATGTATCATAATGGCTTACAACCACAAGGTTATGAGTCCCAACCATGCTAATGATCTCTTTTCACTTTCTAAATGTACTGCTTGATTTCATGGTGTAAAATAATAGGGGTAAAAGCAAAAAATACTGCCCTTTGGAGTGATATTTATTTCAGGAAAGAGTCTCtctatatatataccataaaAATGATGTTTTTGCAGCCAAAAAAGTGGGTGTGTGGTTATGTGAGATGCTTCTCATAGACCGAACTTGTGCAGTCACAAAAACAACTAGAAGGCCAACTGAGGAAGTTGTTTCAAGAGCCACTGGGCCCGCCAGCACGACGTCAACTAGCCAACTGTTTTGCTGTACTTTATAGGACTGGGAAATCTTTTACATTGAATGAAACTATCAATAGATGCTGTGATACACTGAAAACAAAGACTGATGAAGCTGGTGCAAGTTTAAACAGCAAACTGTATGAATTTTAAataactttttttattcatgtaCTTTAACTACCTTTTACAGGATATCTATAGAAGTCTTAGGGGGATTGTTTGAGCAGCTAGGTGGAATGGTTAGCTTCCCGTGTCTATTCAAGTTGTATATACATAGTAGTTGTATGGTCTTTGAGGAAAGGTTTTAAAAAACATGATGTTATATATTAGGCAGGAAGTTCCTTCCCTGAAGCAGTTCAAGTACTAATCAAATCCACTAAAGCACCAGAAGTAAGTGGGCTTAGTGTAGGCTGTACATGAGTTTTCAATTTGTTTCCTTGTGTAGTATCGGTCTGAGGTACTGGATGCATTACGTAAACTTCTTGCTGGTTTGGGAATATCTTCAGCTTCATGTCACAAGGATGTGTACAAGTGTGTGCGAACATTCATGGTGGATAGGTCTCTGTTTGTCCGCTGTAGTGCAGTAAAGGTGTGTAATGCATGTGCGAGTGTGcgtatgcatgtgtgcatgcacatggcatatgtgtgcatgcgtgtgtgtgtgtacatacatacatacacacgtatGCACGCGTGTGTGTGGTGTAAGTGTGTGGATGTATACAGTATCCATACATGTgttagtatgtgtgtatgcacgtGTATGTAAGTGTGTATTTCGTACAAGAAAAGTACCAGATATGTAGTGTTTTACGATTTTAATGTTGTTGCCTTTTTTTTTCTAACAGTGTGCGCTTGAATTGGTCAAGTGTTCTTCATTTATCTACATGCAAGACATTGACAGTTTTTCGTCACTTTGTTACAAATCTCTTGAGGGCTCAAATTACGAACTCCGTTGCTGTATTGCTCAACTATTGGGTACATTAGTTGCAATGATGCTTAAACCCCAACAACCAGGTGCAGCCAAGGGCAAGGTAAGTTGTACTAAATTGTGTCATACAAGTTCACTTATTTCTTGTATATGTGTAGGGAAAACAAATGAGTACCGAAGATTGTTTGGGTGTTCTGTCCAATGGATTTATCAAAGGGGCTGTTGGGTTCTTAAAATCAGGAGGATCTGAATTGAGAGCCATTTCCTCGATTTCACCAATTCGGGAAGTCAGAGTGGGAATTACTCAAGTAAGGGAACAACTTTCTAAATGTTGTAAAACTGCACTGTCAGTTTTCACATTAACAGTTCACTAAATTGATAGACTTAAGATTTGCTTTGTCCCAGAGGTGTTTACTGTACACAACCCCATTTTGTGTGTTATTGTAACATGCAAGCACCCCATTAATAGTAAGGATTCTTCAATGACTTTATTTTTTGATGGAACCAAATAATCAATAACATATCACTTAGTCAGCCAAATTGTGAAAGACTTTGATACAGTAAATGCATGTACCAGTgcaagatgtttataaatgCATATGTGTTATTTTAGCTGTTACTTTTAATTGATTAGGCTTACACAGTTCTGTTTACTGAGATGGGTGGAGTGTGGTTGGAGAAACACCTCTCAATTGTCACCAAGCATATACTTGACCTACTAGCAAGCCCAAAAACCACCTCAAACCACATCGATGCTGTCTACTCACGTAAATGTGTCTCCTTTATCTTGAAGACAATGTTCAGACGACTGTTTGGAGAACCAATGCAGATTGTAGCTGCACGTGAGCTATTACTGGTAGCAAAATCTCTATGTGGTGTGAAGGCTACAAAGGGACAAGATGAAACAGACTGGGCTATTGTAACCAGCagtagtggtggtggtggcgTAAACAACCAACACATCCTTGTCTGTGCCATGTTGGAAGTGGGTAGACTTGTACAGGCTGTTAACACTGCTGCTCTACCCTTGCTGGTCGGCGATAACACAAGCACAAGTCAAGACGCAGACAGCTGTACCTCTGGTAAAGGAATATTGATTGAAACACTGGATCTTGTACTCAGATCTACTAGTATGGCTGCTAGACTGGCAGCTGCGTGGTGTATGCGCTGCATAGCTAAAGCTCTGCCATCTCAACTCTGCAACCTGGTCACAACCTGTTTAACAAAACTTGAACAGTTCAAGGCTAATCCAGATGCCATTTGTGGGTATTCCCAAACCTTAGCTGGACTACTGGGGAATGTCAAGACCTCTGAGCTTGGTCTACCAAGTAGCAAAGCAAAGAAGGTGCTAAGTGTTGCAGAAGAATTGCTTCAAGCAGCGGAGAATGCTGGTAGCACACTAGCTGTACCTTACACCCAAGCAGGGTGGCTATTAATAGGAGCCTTCTGTTGTTTAGGTAAACAAATCTTGTTTGTTATgtctattaatattatttatgaTAAATGTAGTAACTTGATATTCCTGAAACCATAATACGCCCTTGTGAGTTGTTTACTTAATTTGATGTGATTCTGTAGGCACTAATCTTGTGAGGGGACAGCTGACCAGGCTAGTTGTTTTGTGGCGTAATTCATTCCCTCATTCAGTCAAGGATGCAACAGTGGAACAAGCTAAAGGAAACCTGCAAACCTGGGTCGTTACTCTGGAGGGAAGGGCTGGATCTTTAGCATGTAAGTCTGACAAGTGTTTACAATTTTGTACAGAttggattatatatatatcagatTATAATATTAAGCTCTCATTAAGATACCATATGATATTcttcctagtatcaaatttcaTTATAGCCAATTGTTGTAGTGGCGGCTGTAAGTtaagtattttattatttttgtgatgTTTTGTAGCTATGCTCAGCTTTCTTGCCTCATGTCCGGAATTGCTGCTGCCAGATGTAGTCAAGAGAATTATGCTTCCAATTAATTCAGCCATCTCTATGTTACCAACTTTGCCAACATTAGTTAAATCACATGGGATGCAACTAAAAGCTAGTACAGCTATGATACGGCTACGACTGTATCAGTGTCTTTACTATTTACCGTCGACATCTTATGAACATCTTCTCAATACCATATTGCGTGAGTTAGTGGCTGAGTTTACACTGACAGATAATCCAGCAGATACCACAACGTCACTGTTACGTTCCATGTGTCATCAAGATGACAGTATAATTCTTGGTTCATGGCTTGAAGAAACAGATCACAAAGATGTAGAAGAACAGTTACAACTTAATAGTGCTTCTGGATCAGGTGCATTTGAACATGACCCAACATGTGTGTATATTAATAATTCATCCGTTATCCCTGGTCCATTGCCGCTTGGAGTAGCAGTCATTGATGCATCAGTTATGTTGTTTGGAAGGACATTCCCCAATGTTTCCACTAAGCATCGACTGCAGTTGTTGTCTCATTTCAGTGAGTGCATTAAACAGGCCAAATCCCATCGACAGCAAGTTATTCAGATCAACATCTTCACTGCTTTTCTGGCAGCATTGAAGAACCTGATTGATGCTAAATCTTCACTTGGTAAAGAAGGTACTCTAGAATCTGCCTATGCTCTTGTTAAAGGAGCTCTAGCTAACTCTAATCCCATACTTCAGTGTGCTGCTGGTGAGGCATTAGGAAGGCTGTTGCAGGTTGCAGATGATGCCAAGTTCATTGCTGATGTTGCTCAAGCTAGTTTTGATGTTCTGAAAACTTCTCGGGACGCTGTATGCAGAACTGGCCACTCTTTGGTTCTTGGGTGCTTGCATCGTTACGTTGGAGGAATGGGATCTGGCCAACACTTACAGACCAGTGTAGGGATACTACATGCTCTAGCACAAGATGGGACAGTACCCTTAGTACAAGTATGGGTACTGCATGCCTTAGCATTGGTAGCTGATTCTGGTGGTCCATTGTTTAGGAACTATGTTGAACCAACATTGACTCTTACCCTCAGCCTTTTAATGTCCACACCATTGTCTCACGTTGAAGTGCACCAGTGCCTGGCTAAATGTTTGAGTGCCCTGATCACCACACTAGGGCCAGAGCTACAAGTACCATCGTCTTCTATCACAGCTTTACGCCAGATCTGTTTAGTGTGTTGTGAAATAGTCCAGCAGCATCCTGACCCAGTGGTGCAGTCTGCAGCTATTGGTTGTCTACAACAACTACAGTTGTATGCACCCCAGTTTGTCAGCCTACCAAGCTTGTTACCAAATCTTATAAGCTCCTTGGACAGTTCCCATTTGCTGCTGAGACGTGCTTCAGCAATTTGTCTGCGTCAGTTTTGTCAACGAGAGCCAAATGTAGTATGGAGCATTACGTCATCTTCACAAGATGGACAAATGACTAACTTGGAAAAGAAGCTGTTAAGTATGTTAGATGTAGAGGTAGACTCTGAGCTTCAATTCAACTTAAAGGAGATCATATTCAGCCTTGTTACATCTCTTGCTCCAGAGGACCCCATGCATTGGCTACTCCTTTGTAATGGAGTTCTGTCAGCTGCCAGTCCTGCCACTGCACAAGGTATGGCTGCCCCCAGTAGCAGCAAAGAGGGAGACGAAGACGAAGATGATGACACAAAATTTACTACTGGTGAAGAAACCACAGTTTTAACCAAGATGTCACCTCGTTGGCCCACCAAAGTATTTGCAGTTGAGTGCTCAAGGAAGATCTACACAGTTTGTAAGAACTCTCCAGCACATTTTGATCTGAGTTTGGCCAGACGCTCTCATGAGGAGAAAGGAGGTGATTACCTAGTCATGCACTTGTCAGAGTTAGTCAGGACTTCTTTCATTGCTGCCACTGCCAATGTGAATCAGTTCAGATTAGCAGGCTATCAGGCACTACAGGTatagtgtgtgtacagtgttaGTATATAGTGGTGTTATTTGAGTGTACCATTTTTAGGATGTTATCGAGCTGTTTGCCGCTTCACCTGATCCAGACTTTCAGGGGCATGTCCTATTAGAGCAATACCAAGCACAGGTAAATTACAGATGGATGAAGTATACAGTAGCAGCAGTTATCACAGTATCATAACATTACAGATTGGCGCAGCACTGAGACCAGCATTCGGTCCAGATACTCCTCCCAATGTAACAGCTATGGCATGTCAGGTAACAATAACATATTCCTATTAGAGCAAGCTGTCAATACTGCATGTGTTAGATATTGGTAATCATAgccaatatttgtgaccaggcatacgaaaatagggcatgtgggtacataaaaattgcctgctgtttcaaactttgatgtatcataactttgtattccatgacTCTATAGCCATGAAATTATTcaacatttagttggctttacaatacaagttacagaatagaAATAGTCtatcccagtactgagatatgacacGTTATGTGAcagggtatagtttgtgcccacatgccctatttttgcagaccCAGTAACTTTTTGTGTAAAATCACAACAGCTTTTACTTGTGGAAGTAATTACGTAACTCAAAAGTACAACGATTGTAATGAAGAGTGTAATATTAGAACATTTAAGTTTTGTGGCTTATATTGTCTTGAGCTTCTTTTGTAGTAGTTTTTCCGTTATCCACTTTTACTCTAGCGAGAAGAAATTTTCTAATGATCAACTACTAATATTAGTATCAGAATCAGTACTTTTGTAGGTAATATGTTATTGGTTCAGATTGTCAGTGAATTAGTGCAGTTGTACTTATCAACATTTCTTCCTTCATAGGTTTGTAGCAAGTGGTTGGGTAGTGGTATCTCCCGGGACCTCAATGATCTACGGAGAGTGCAGCAACTTCTTGTGTCCTCCCTAGACAAACTAAACAAGGACAACACACACCAGTCTGTGGAGCAGGCCAACCCATCATTCATATATGGAGAAGCAGTGTCAACTCTGGAGAGTCTTGCAGTGTTAAAAGCTTGGGCTGAAGTGAGTTAACTGGATCAGAtcttgtgcgtgtgtgtaatcCCTTGTTTTTCTGTAGTTATATATTAAAGTTGCACAAGAATCTACTGCCTTTTCTCAATTGGGTGATTTTTCACAAGAAGGCCAGGGCAGTGCATTAGATCTGGTTAACCCCCACCTACCATCACTCAGTCAGTACTGGCTGTCTGCTCTGAAGGATTATGCTTGCCTCAACCTCCCATCTCAATTGAGTTCCCAATTACCCACTAATGGAGGCACTTTCTATTCCCAAgaaatcactgacaaagttaaACCATTTTATGATGACTGTTGGTCTTCTATCCTGCATGCTGCTGCTATTTGGCTGCAGTTGGTAGGTTTTGAGACAGAGATTTCATCCGATGGAGCTCCAAATTTTCCTGGCCTAGCTGGGCAAATGATGACACAAGCAGACCCAAGGAATGATCAGTTTTACCTCACCCTTGGATTAGCCATTAAAGCATTGTGTACACCATCAATTCTTGACACGCCAAGTCTTATTCCAAGTTGTGTGTTTGCCCTAGAGGCTATTCTGTCATCACAGTTTGCTCAGGGACAATTAGCTGGTGATTCTCAGTTAGGAATAGAATTGCTTAGTATGTGCCATCGTCTCTTAATCACGTGCCACCAGCCAGGAATGCGTAGGATCACAATGAAGTTGGTATCTTTGGTTGGCCAAGCGTTTGCCAAGAGTGGGGAGAATCTTGAAGACACCACAACAGTAGGGAAGTCAGTTTCATTTGGCATAATTCAAGCAGTTGCCTGTTGTCTTGTAAAATTGGTACCATCACTAGCATCAGAAGCAACAGGCCCTATAGCCAGCCAGTCCAAACCTTACTCAGAAGAAGATGTACAACTTGTGTCAGTTGCATTATCAACACTACCATATGCTTTAAAGCTATGTAGCATTCAAGCCTCTATTCAAGTGTTACCATCTCTCCTTTATATTGTGTTATCTAGTGTAAAACATCTGACTGTACTTAGGGCAAAATCACCTCAGCTGATGTCAGAGTACAGTGACGCTTTAGCTAGTGCAATTGGGGCACTAAGAGCAATTGTTAACCAAGTACAAGACAATGAGAAACTGGTCAATATTATTCGGTCAAGCTTCAGTGCACTGTTGAGTAACACTGAGATTGAGGAAGGATCTAACTTGGTTCCTGATGACAAAGGAACGTTGTTGGTTTTGTTGGTGACTTTTCTGAAGGTTAATGCCGTCCTGTGCACTTCAGATTCAGAACTGTTTGACAAAAGTGTGTCTGTGTTTAAAGCAGCTCTGAAATCAAATGATAGCAAGGCAAGAAACCTGGTTTAGTTATGTAAGATGTTGCGTACtaatttttgtttcttgtaGATGGAGTTTAAAGCCATTCAGAGTTGCACAAGTCTTTTCACTCACCCAACAAAATATGTGTCTGTATCCTTCATCCATGCCCTGGGGCCCTGCTTGGTGGAGTACATGGAAGAGAAGGGGAAGGATAGTCCTAGCAAGGAAGTGGCAACTAATGTCATAGAAGCTATGAagctgttagagtatcttgtacAACTGGTGGATGATTCTAGCAATCGTGAGTTATTACTCTTTCTTATATTTAATTTCTAGTGTTGTAGTTTCAGGAATGCAAATGTTGAATTTAATGATTCCATTACTTATTTCCTTATTGGTGGATGCAGATAAGCTCCGTTCTGTGTCTAATGGACAGTCTATAGTCCATGCCAATGCTTTGGAACAGCTCAAGTTGATGGGACCTAAGTATCCCAATGAATTCAAAACAGTAATTGCTTCCCAGCCTCAGCTGAAGAAGGCACTTGAGTCTGCTTTGAAAGCTAGCCAAGAAGTAGGAAAGAATATGAAGGCATCCTCAAACGCTGGTTCATTTGTAAAACAGCCAGCACAGCCGACAATTAAACTGAAAATGGATTTCAGTAActtcaaataatttttttgtattaGATTTTAGGTACAATTACCTTTTAAATGCAACTTAAATGATGTCATTGTCAACAGTGCCCGGCTAGCTCAGTCGGTAGAGCATGAGACTCTTAATCTCAGGGTCGTGGGTTCGAGCCCCACGTTGGGcgctttttttcttctttctttacCTTTTTGACAACGCGTTTTTATAGTCAAACATTTTGTAGTATATAGTCATAAAGAGTTTTAATTACAACCTATGTAACTTTTGCTTCTCCTTCTGGTTCATCCCGCTTTTTATTTCCCTCCAACAGTGCCTTCTTAAACTGGTGCCTTTTAATAGCCAAACTGTATCTGCAGATACCCCTGTAAAGCATGGTAAAAGTAGGATTGGTTTTATTTATCACTTGTTTCTTTACCAAGCTGATATTGATGAAACAGCAAAACTCATTAGTCCATAGTCATATGCTTTGAGAGTCACTCCTACAGATAAGCAATACAGCCACTGTATTGTTAAATGCATTTACTAACCTCGCCTCATGTAGTGGATTGTTCCAACTGATAAACCACCAATGATACCATATAGCAGTGATCGTACCAAACAGGGAGTCTTTGTGAACTTGAAATGCCACCATTTGCGTGGACCCTGATATAAAAAGATATGtttatcatcacaaaattataTTACACGAACACCAAAAATTTAAGGATAAGAATTTGTAAAAATAGTTCTGTAGTTGTACAATGGCAGGGTGAGTTGTTCAGTTTGTTTTCTtcaatactgtatgtatttcaGGAATATGTGGCTGAATTCTAGCATTTTTGCATTACTCTAAATGTTACCAAATAGTTCAATACTCATTCATTAAGTTCGGATACTAAATTTGACATTCATTGTAGTCCTATTTAAAGCTACCACAGATAGTCTACCATTGTCTCATCAAACAATAGTCACCAAAACGATATCGCCTCAATCTGAAC
This window encodes:
- the LOC136268658 gene encoding HEAT repeat-containing protein 5B-like isoform X1, whose amino-acid sequence is MGKLLFDDTTYQSLLQTKKPLFLFQWLQRLPETIRQSDKTELVQSQKQLEGQLRKLFQEPLGPPARRQLANCFAVLYRTGKSFTLNETINRCCDTLKTKTDEAGASLNSKLISIEVLGGLFEQLGGMAGSSFPEAVQVLIKSTKAPEYRSEVLDALRKLLAGLGISSASCHKDVYKCVRTFMVDRSLFVRCSAVKCALELVKCSSFIYMQDIDSFSSLCYKSLEGSNYELRCCIAQLLGTLVAMMLKPQQPGAAKGKGKQMSTEDCLGVLSNGFIKGAVGFLKSGGSELRAISSISPIREVRVGITQAYTVLFTEMGGVWLEKHLSIVTKHILDLLASPKTTSNHIDAVYSRKCVSFILKTMFRRLFGEPMQIVAARELLLVAKSLCGVKATKGQDETDWAIVTSSSGGGGVNNQHILVCAMLEVGRLVQAVNTAALPLLVGDNTSTSQDADSCTSGKGILIETLDLVLRSTSMAARLAAAWCMRCIAKALPSQLCNLVTTCLTKLEQFKANPDAICGYSQTLAGLLGNVKTSELGLPSSKAKKVLSVAEELLQAAENAGSTLAVPYTQAGWLLIGAFCCLGTNLVRGQLTRLVVLWRNSFPHSVKDATVEQAKGNLQTWVVTLEGRAGSLASMLSFLASCPELLLPDVVKRIMLPINSAISMLPTLPTLVKSHGMQLKASTAMIRLRLYQCLYYLPSTSYEHLLNTILRELVAEFTLTDNPADTTTSLLRSMCHQDDSIILGSWLEETDHKDVEEQLQLNSASGSGAFEHDPTCVYINNSSVIPGPLPLGVAVIDASVMLFGRTFPNVSTKHRLQLLSHFSECIKQAKSHRQQVIQINIFTAFLAALKNLIDAKSSLGKEGTLESAYALVKGALANSNPILQCAAGEALGRLLQVADDAKFIADVAQASFDVLKTSRDAVCRTGHSLVLGCLHRYVGGMGSGQHLQTSVGILHALAQDGTVPLVQVWVLHALALVADSGGPLFRNYVEPTLTLTLSLLMSTPLSHVEVHQCLAKCLSALITTLGPELQVPSSSITALRQICLVCCEIVQQHPDPVVQSAAIGCLQQLQLYAPQFVSLPSLLPNLISSLDSSHLLLRRASAICLRQFCQREPNVVWSITSSSQDGQMTNLEKKLLSMLDVEVDSELQFNLKEIIFSLVTSLAPEDPMHWLLLCNGVLSAASPATAQGMAAPSSSKEGDEDEDDDTKFTTGEETTVLTKMSPRWPTKVFAVECSRKIYTVCKNSPAHFDLSLARRSHEEKGGDYLVMHLSELVRTSFIAATANVNQFRLAGYQALQDVIELFAASPDPDFQGHVLLEQYQAQIGAALRPAFGPDTPPNVTAMACQVCSKWLGSGISRDLNDLRRVQQLLVSSLDKLNKDNTHQSVEQANPSFIYGEAVSTLESLAVLKAWAELYIKVAQESTAFSQLGDFSQEGQGSALDLVNPHLPSLSQYWLSALKDYACLNLPSQLSSQLPTNGGTFYSQEITDKVKPFYDDCWSSILHAAAIWLQLVGFETEISSDGAPNFPGLAGQMMTQADPRNDQFYLTLGLAIKALCTPSILDTPSLIPSCVFALEAILSSQFAQGQLAGDSQLGIELLSMCHRLLITCHQPGMRRITMKLVSLVGQAFAKSGENLEDTTTVGKSVSFGIIQAVACCLVKLVPSLASEATGPIASQSKPYSEEDVQLVSVALSTLPYALKLCSIQASIQVLPSLLYIVLSSVKHLTVLRAKSPQLMSEYSDALASAIGALRAIVNQVQDNEKLVNIIRSSFSALLSNTEIEEGSNLVPDDKGTLLVLLVTFLKVNAVLCTSDSELFDKSVSVFKAALKSNDSKMEFKAIQSCTSLFTHPTKYVSVSFIHALGPCLVEYMEEKGKDSPSKEVATNVIEAMKLLEYLVQLVDDSSNLSGMQMLNLMIPLLISLLVDADKLRSVSNGQSIVHANALEQLKLMGPKYPNEFKTVIASQPQLKKALESALKASQEVGKNMKASSNAGSFVKQPAQPTIKLKMDFSNFK
- the LOC136268658 gene encoding HEAT repeat-containing protein 5B-like isoform X2 — translated: MGKLLFDDTTYQSLLQTKKPLFLFQWLQRLPETIRQSDKTELVQSQKQLEGQLRKLFQEPLGPPARRQLANCFAVLYRTGKSFTLNETINRCCDTLKTKTDEAGASLNSKLISIEVLGGLFEQLGGMAGSSFPEAVQVLIKSTKAPEYRSEVLDALRKLLAGLGISSASCHKDVYKCVRTFMVDRSLFVRCSAVKCALELVKCSSFIYMQDIDSFSSLCYKSLEGSNYELRCCIAQLLGTLVAMMLKPQQPGAAKGKGKQMSTEDCLGVLSNGFIKGAVGFLKSGGSELRAISSISPIREVRVGITQAYTVLFTEMGGVWLEKHLSIVTKHILDLLASPKTTSNHIDAVYSRKCVSFILKTMFRRLFGEPMQIVAARELLLVAKSLCGVKATKGQDETDWAIVTSSSGGGGVNNQHILVCAMLEVGRLVQAVNTAALPLLVGDNTSTSQDADSCTSGKGILIETLDLVLRSTSMAARLAAAWCMRCIAKALPSQLCNLVTTCLTKLEQFKANPDAICGYSQTLAGLLGNVKTSELGLPSSKAKKVLSVAEELLQAAENAGSTLAVPYTQAGWLLIGAFCCLGTNLVRGQLTRLVVLWRNSFPHSVKDATVEQAKGNLQTWVVTLEGRAGSLASMLSFLASCPELLLPDVVKRIMLPINSAISMLPTLPTLVKSHGMQLKASTAMIRLRLYQCLYYLPSTSYEHLLNTILRELVAEFTLTDNPADTTTSLLRSMCHQDDSIILGSWLEETDHKDVEEQLQLNSASGSGAFEHDPTCVYINNSSVIPGPLPLGVAVIDASVMLFGRTFPNVSTKHRLQLLSHFSECIKQAKSHRQQVIQINIFTAFLAALKNLIDAKSSLGKEGTLESAYALVKGALANSNPILQCAAGEALGRLLQVADDAKFIADVAQASFDVLKTSRDAVCRTGHSLVLGCLHRYVGGMGSGQHLQTSVGILHALAQDGTVPLVQVWVLHALALVADSGGPLFRNYVEPTLTLTLSLLMSTPLSHVEVHQCLAKCLSALITTLGPELQVPSSSITALRQICLVCCEIVQQHPDPVVQSAAIGCLQQLQLYAPQFVSLPSLLPNLISSLDSSHLLLRRASAICLRQFCQREPNVVWSITSSSQDGQMTNLEKKLLSMLDVEVDSELQFNLKEIIFSLVTSLAPEDPMHWLLLCNGVLSAASPATAQGMAAPSSSKEGDEDEDDDTKFTTGEETTVLTKMSPRWPTKVFAVECSRKIYTVCKNSPAHFDLSLARRSHEEKGGDYLVMHLSELVRTSFIAATANVNQFRLAGYQALQDVIELFAASPDPDFQGHVLLEQYQAQIGAALRPAFGPDTPPNVTAMACQVCSKWLGSGISRDLNDLRRVQQLLVSSLDKLNKDNTHQSVEQANPSFIYGEAVSTLESLAVLKAWAELYIKVAQESTAFSQLGDFSQEGQGSALDLVNPHLPSLSQYWLSALKDYACLNLPSQLSSQLPTNGGTFYSQEITDKVKPFYDDCWSSILHAAAIWLQLVGFETEISSDGAPNFPGLAGQMMTQADPRNDQFYLTLGLAIKALCTPSILDTPSLIPSCVFALEAILSSQFAQGQLAGDSQLGIELLSMCHRLLITCHQPGMRRITMKLVSLVGQAFAKSGENLEDTTTVGKSVSFGIIQAVACCLVKLVPSLASEATGPIASQSKPYSEEDVQLVSVALSTLPYALKLCSIQASIQVLPSLLYIVLSSVKHLTVLRAKSPQLMSEYSDALASAIGALRAIVNQVQDNEKLVNIIRSSFSALLSNTEIEEGSNLVPDDKGTLLVLLVTFLKVNAVLCTSDSELFDKSVSVFKAALKSNDSKMEFKAIQSCTSLFTHPTKYVSVSFIHALGPCLVEYMEEKGKDSPSKEVATNVIEAMKLLEYLVQLVDDSSNRMQMLNLMIPLLISLLVDADKLRSVSNGQSIVHANALEQLKLMGPKYPNEFKTVIASQPQLKKALESALKASQEVGKNMKASSNAGSFVKQPAQPTIKLKMDFSNFK
- the LOC136268672 gene encoding uncharacterized protein, with the protein product MDPDDELEEEGPRKWWHFKFTKTPCLVRSLLYGIIGGLSVGTIHYMRRGVTLKAYDYGLMSFAVSSISAWGICRYSLAIKRHQFKKALLEGNKKRDEPEGEAKVT